In Leptospira bourretii, the genomic window GCCTCATTGAACAACACCGGATGGTGTATGCCACTTTGAAAGATGAATTAAAAGAAGAAATCCATGCTTTGGCATTGGAAACTAGGAGCGAATAACCATGGAACAAGAGTTAAAGGACAAAATTGAATCCTTAATCAATTCAGAAAAAGTTTTTCTTTTTATGAAAGGAACACCGGAAATGCCACAATGCGGATTTTCAGCAGGAGTAGTTTCAACTCTCAAACAACTTGGAATTCCGTTTGGATCGTTTAATGTTCTTTCTGATATGAAAATCAGAGAAGGAATCAAAGAATTTACCAACTGGCCGACCATCCCTCAACTTTACATCAAAGGTGAATTTGTAGGTGGTCACGACATCACAGTGCAAATGGCTCAGTCTGGCGAGCTTACCAAAAAAGCAGGATAATTTTTATGATCCGCCTCTTCCAATATGATACTTGCCCTTATTGCAGACGAGTGATCCATACAACGGAAGCACTTGGTCTTGTACCTGGCAAAGACATTGAATTTGTGGAGGCATCGTACGGAACTCCTGGCCGAGCAGAAGTGGTTCGGCTTGGAGGAATTTCTCAAGTTCCTTTTCTCGTCGATGGCGATGTGCAAATGTATGAATCTGCAGACATCATCACTTACTTAAGATCAAAATACTCTTAATCGAAAGAATGTTTTTCCTTCAAAGTCGGATTACATAGAAGCAAATTTTATAGAGATTGGTTTGGAACCAAGTTCCTTCCTTCTAAAAATTCTAGTATTTTAGAATCCAAACATAAACAAATCAATCATTGAAAACCAAGTAAATCCAATATTTTATCACCAACAAACCTTGGTTTGCCGCTGTAGGGGAACTCATGGATATAAAGAACAGGATTGAAGTTGATTTCTAAGATTGCATAAGTCTTTGGATCTGGTTTTGATTCAATACTTGAGGAAATGATATCGATCCCACATATCACAGCCCCTGCGGCCTTGGCACAAGATACAGCAATGGATTTGAATTCTGGATGTACATTGTCTGTCACATCGAGGGAATCCCCACCGGTAGAGATATTTGAATTTTTTCGGAGAAAAATTTGTTCCCCTAAACTGGGAACCGAATCAAAACCTAGGCCTTGGTCTTTTAGGATTAGTGATTCCACTTCCGACATCTGGATTTTTTCCAGTGCGGTTTTATGGCCTTCTCCCCGCCTAGGATCTTCATTCTTTTTTTGGATCAGTTCCCGAATCGAACTTTTTCCATCTCCCATGACATTGGCAGGAACTCGGTTACAAACAGCCATCACCTCATCACCTAACACCAAAAATCGATATTCGGGACCTTCCATAAATTCTTCTATGATGATAGAATTGGAAAGTCCAAGAGCAATTTTCACAAAGGAAGTAAATTTTTCTAAACTATCTCCTGGCTCCGAAATTCCAATTCCCAATCCAAAGTTGGTTGTGACAGGTTTAATGACTTTCTTTTTATCTAAAAAGAAAGAATAGTCTTCCAAAGCAGATTCTAAATTTGAATAATTTCGACCCACAGGAACACGGATTCCACTCTCCTCTAACACAAGTTTGGAGGCAATTTTATTCTCCATGACAAGGTATGTCATCAAACTATCGAGTCTCGTTTTACTCGCTTCTTTGACGAACTCCGTGTGATTTCCTTGGACGAGACGTAGGAAATTTTCTTTGCGATCAACCATCTCAATTTTAATCCCTCGTGTAAGGGCATCCCGAATGATGATCTGAGTGGAAATTTCTAAATCTTCAAAGCCTGCTGGTAATGGTTTTCCCTCCGCCACTTCAAACCCCACTACAAAGTTTCAGAGGTTTAATTTGAATCGGTTTTTGATTTTTCTTTAAATGACTGCCCTCTAGGTTTTCAATCTTTTGTTGTTCGTAAATGGATTGTACACTCAAATCTTCATAATACTTGATTACGTTTGGTGGTAGTGAGTATTGTAAAAGTTCTTCTTTATGTAATTTTGCAAGTGTCAGGCCAAATTCACGAAAACTGGATTTATGAATTTTTAAATCAAGTTCTGACATTGTGGAACCTAATTGGCTTGGATCGTTCCATTTCTCCCAAAAATTTTCCCAAGCTTTACTGTAAGGGCCACTCCCATCATTTTCATCCAATAAGTCAGCGATGGGTTGAATTTCGACAAAGAGTTGGTAGGTTAAATCTCGGAGATTCATCTCCTCTCCCATAAACTTAACTTTTGTTTCTTCCTTTCTACCAAACCATGTGGTTACTTCTTGGTTTTTTCTCCAGTCTGCCATTTCCACCAAATCTGCTTTAGGTGATTCATTTAACATACAATAGAGCAGCACCATATGTAAGAAATAGAGTCTATTTTCTTCCACACCGATGGCAGAAAAGGGATCCAAATCCAAAAGCCTAATTTCTAAGTATTCCACTCCCCGTTCAACAAGGGCATCCACCACTCGTTCGTCACCTTTTGGCACTTGTTTCGGACGGACAAGAGAGTAGTATTCATTTTCCAATTGAAGGATATGGTCATTCAACTGATTGGTTGGTTTTCCATTGAACGTTTTGTATGGTGTGTATGATTTGGAAACAACCTGACACATATCAGACGCATACTCTTCCAGAGAATTTACCGAAATAGGATATTTCCCTTGCACTTTACTTGTATAACCAATACTAGAAAGTCGAAGAGTAGTTGCAAAATCCGATTTTAAAGTTTTAGAATCTAGTTTTTTAATTTGTTTTGACTCTTCTGTAAAAGTAATATCCGTTAAACTAGAAGACCCAAATAAATACAATAAAGCAGGTGAAATTCTATAAAAATTTCGAATGGTATCAAAGTATATTTGTGACTTCGTATTTGGCGTTAATGGTTTTTTAAAACGTTTTTCAGAAACTACCGACAACATACAAGTGTCGAAGGAAATATTGTAATGCACACCTGAGATCGTTTGCATCTTCTTGCCATACCGATACCCTAATCCATTTCGATAGATGGTTTTTTTTCGACCTTCTACAGAGGTTCCATAATTTCCCACTTCGATTTTATTTTCAGAAGGTAAAACTGGGGGCATACTAAAAGGCCATAAATATTCTGCATCCAATCGACTGGCAGTAAAAGCGTGTAATTCTGTCAGTTCTCGTATTGCATCCGGAATAGACTTATGTACATTTGTTGCATATTCGATTTGAGCTTCGGCAAAATCGGTTTTAATGAGTGGGTGGGTTAAACTGGAGCCCAAAGATTTCGGATGTGGGTTTGCGGAAATTTGAGATTTTCCGTCCACACGAACACTTTCTCTCTCTAATCCATGTTTGGCGCTTAGTAAACAGGCTCTGTATTCTTCTGATAATAAATTACGGGTTGAATTTTTTTTGTTCGATGTTAATAACTTTGATTTCATGGTTTAAAAACCTAAAGGGACTCCTTCCCCTTTGGGATCTGACACGCCAATCAGACGGTCTCCCTCTCTCACAACGGCAAATACTTTCGCACGATGCCTAATATATTGGACTTGGTAAAATGGTAATTCCGTTTGCGGAAAGGAGTCTTTTATTTCTGGATCTAAAAAAATACGATCTGGTTGGAATTGGTGGTGGATTCTCGGATACGAAACACTTTCATAAAGGCCCTCTTTTTGGACCAAATACCGGTATAAGGTATTGAAGATGGAAGTGGGAATTTGTGAACCACCGGGAGCTCCAATCACCATCTTGGTTTTCCCAACCTCATCCAGAAGGATGGTTGGGCTCATACTGGAAAGTGGAGTTTTCCCAGGTTCAATCGCATTTGCCTTGGAACCAATAAGTCCGTAGAGATTCGGAACACCCGGTGCGACAGCAAAATCATCCATTGTATTGTTCAGAACAAGACCAGTGCCCGGGACCATCTGCACTGCCCCAAAAATTCCATTGATGGACTGCGTGGAAGAAACAGCATTTCCATCCTTATCCATAATCGAGATATGAGTGGTATTATAAGATTCAGATTTTTTACTTTCTTCTTTTGGCCCGGGCCAACTCCCCGAAACTACTTTTTTTTCAATTTCGTTTACTTCCTCTTTGGCATAACCTAAAGACAAAAGTTTGGGAACGGGCACTGTTGTGTAGAATGGATCTCCTCCTAGTTCGGCTCGGTCCCGATAAGCCACCCGCATCGATTCGATGATGCGAATCATTTCCCCCACATCCCCCGAAGGAAATGACTTTCGTTTTTGCATTTCCGAATATAAATTCATCATCGTCACGAGATGAACACCAGAACTAGGTGGTGGCATGGTGAGGACAGTATGTCCCCAAGTTGAACTTACCAAAGGATCCGTCACCCGAACTTGATAGGTTTTGAAATCATCACTTGTGATGAAGTTTTCATATTCCGAATAATAGTTGGTCACCAGTTGGATGGTTTCCCCTTCGATAAACTCTTTCTCTGCATTTTCAACAATACGTTCCAAAGTTTTTGCCAGATCTTCTTGGATGAGAAGTTCACCTTCCCGAATGGCACGGTTATCAATCCCAAAAACTTTTTTCATGGCTGGATTCATTTCTGGCCAAGTTTTCGAGACCACATTTGCTAAATCAGCATACACAGAAAAACCATTCTTCGCATAACGAATCGAAGGTGCTAAAATCGCACTTAATGGTAATTTCCCATGTTGTTTTTGGATTTGTAAAATTCCCTGTACGTTTCCCGGAACCCCT contains:
- the ggt gene encoding gamma-glutamyltransferase, producing MNFPFKIRLLFLFLFVFNSCETIPFLQGSFSGKEETKLHLPQIEGADTKRDRYEFSGKEIIISSDHPLASQAGMEVWKQGGNVVDVFAASSFAISVLRPHSTGLFGGGFAVIVLPQKGKWAYDFRERSPKKGTSSFYLNPDGSVVSGKTLKGAYSAGVPGNVQGILQIQKQHGKLPLSAILAPSIRYAKNGFSVYADLANVVSKTWPEMNPAMKKVFGIDNRAIREGELLIQEDLAKTLERIVENAEKEFIEGETIQLVTNYYSEYENFITSDDFKTYQVRVTDPLVSSTWGHTVLTMPPPSSGVHLVTMMNLYSEMQKRKSFPSGDVGEMIRIIESMRVAYRDRAELGGDPFYTTVPVPKLLSLGYAKEEVNEIEKKVVSGSWPGPKEESKKSESYNTTHISIMDKDGNAVSSTQSINGIFGAVQMVPGTGLVLNNTMDDFAVAPGVPNLYGLIGSKANAIEPGKTPLSSMSPTILLDEVGKTKMVIGAPGGSQIPTSIFNTLYRYLVQKEGLYESVSYPRIHHQFQPDRIFLDPEIKDSFPQTELPFYQVQYIRHRAKVFAVVREGDRLIGVSDPKGEGVPLGF
- the gshAB gene encoding bifunctional glutamate--cysteine ligase GshA/glutathione synthetase GshB translates to MAEGKPLPAGFEDLEISTQIIIRDALTRGIKIEMVDRKENFLRLVQGNHTEFVKEASKTRLDSLMTYLVMENKIASKLVLEESGIRVPVGRNYSNLESALEDYSFFLDKKKVIKPVTTNFGLGIGISEPGDSLEKFTSFVKIALGLSNSIIIEEFMEGPEYRFLVLGDEVMAVCNRVPANVMGDGKSSIRELIQKKNEDPRRGEGHKTALEKIQMSEVESLILKDQGLGFDSVPSLGEQIFLRKNSNISTGGDSLDVTDNVHPEFKSIAVSCAKAAGAVICGIDIISSSIESKPDPKTYAILEINFNPVLYIHEFPYSGKPRFVGDKILDLLGFQ
- the gshA gene encoding glutamate--cysteine ligase; translated protein: MKSKLLTSNKKNSTRNLLSEEYRACLLSAKHGLERESVRVDGKSQISANPHPKSLGSSLTHPLIKTDFAEAQIEYATNVHKSIPDAIRELTELHAFTASRLDAEYLWPFSMPPVLPSENKIEVGNYGTSVEGRKKTIYRNGLGYRYGKKMQTISGVHYNISFDTCMLSVVSEKRFKKPLTPNTKSQIYFDTIRNFYRISPALLYLFGSSSLTDITFTEESKQIKKLDSKTLKSDFATTLRLSSIGYTSKVQGKYPISVNSLEEYASDMCQVVSKSYTPYKTFNGKPTNQLNDHILQLENEYYSLVRPKQVPKGDERVVDALVERGVEYLEIRLLDLDPFSAIGVEENRLYFLHMVLLYCMLNESPKADLVEMADWRKNQEVTTWFGRKEETKVKFMGEEMNLRDLTYQLFVEIQPIADLLDENDGSGPYSKAWENFWEKWNDPSQLGSTMSELDLKIHKSSFREFGLTLAKLHKEELLQYSLPPNVIKYYEDLSVQSIYEQQKIENLEGSHLKKNQKPIQIKPLKLCSGV
- a CDS encoding glutathione S-transferase N-terminal domain-containing protein is translated as MIRLFQYDTCPYCRRVIHTTEALGLVPGKDIEFVEASYGTPGRAEVVRLGGISQVPFLVDGDVQMYESADIITYLRSKYS
- the grxD gene encoding Grx4 family monothiol glutaredoxin, which produces MEQELKDKIESLINSEKVFLFMKGTPEMPQCGFSAGVVSTLKQLGIPFGSFNVLSDMKIREGIKEFTNWPTIPQLYIKGEFVGGHDITVQMAQSGELTKKAG